The following coding sequences are from one Helicoverpa armigera isolate CAAS_96S chromosome 2, ASM3070526v1, whole genome shotgun sequence window:
- the LOC110371399 gene encoding transmembrane protein 70 homolog, mitochondrial, translating to MLRFCTQGVLNNSRVIIQPLIQKQITSKLKPIISCPGVISRHYAVKLRDEDNKLECIYYGPLTPQIKGVKVFSLSSSAAGLLAQPIIIREAATIGSTSLLVALCSVVGFFTFVTPLLLHFITKKYVTEIHYDPTTSTYSATTINFFLARKKLDFKVEDVQVPDIPGAFTTLNAKGVPLFIEARHFTDPIHYAKMMGYDKPMDFKLGDQTEDSSKSN from the exons ATGCTGCGTTTTTGTACACAAGGTGTGTTGAACAATAGTAGGGTAATCATCCAACCTCTCATACAAAAACAGATAACCTCGAAATTAAAACCCATCATCAGCTGTCCCGGTGTTATAAGCAGGCATTATGCAGTGAAACTAAGAGATGAAGATAACAAGTTGGAGTGTATATATTACGGTCCCTTGACACCACAGATAAAGGGCGTGAAGGTGTTCTCACTGAGTTCTAGTGCAGCAGGTCTGTTGGCTCAGCCCATAATCATAAGAGAGGCAGCGACGATTGGCAGCACGTCACTACTTGTGGCATTATGCTCAGTAGTCGGCTTCTTCACTTTTGTAACGCCTCTATTACTCCACTTCATAACTAAAAAGTATGTGACGGAAATACACTATGACCCCACAACATCTACATACAGTGCTACCACTATCAATTTCTTTTTAGCAAGGAAAAAG CTTGACTTCAAAGTGGAAGATGTACAAGTCCCTGATATTCCCGGTGCGTTCACCACATTGAACGCCAAGGGGGTTCCCCTTTTCATAGAAGCAAGACACTTCACAGACCCCATACATTATGCCAAAATGATGGGATATGACAAACCTATGGACTTTAAGCTCGGCGATCAAACAGAAGATAGCAGTAAATCAAATTAG
- the LOC110371355 gene encoding UNC93-like protein MFSD11 — protein MNRKFLNVIILGFGFMFVFTAFQTMGNIEKTVLDSISHDDPEFTGDGYTSLAIIYATLAICNWMAPSIITITGPRGAMFIGGLTYLFFIVTFLFPRTWLLYVASVLIGAGAAAIWTGQGNYLTLNSDADTISRNSGVFWAMLQCSMFFGNLFVFIKFQGKTQIDVETRNVVFGALTGVCAVGLVFLMLLRPAKRMPNIEDAKGEIVTHDVQDSPLDAFKGALRLFCTRDMLLLSVTFIYTGVELSFFSGVYSPSIGFTLSMGENAKQLVGLSGVFIGMGEVLGGALFGILGSKTTRWGRDPIVIMGYFIHLGSFFLIFINLPTVAPFGDTNEVSYITPSPQLAMFCSFLLGFGDACFNTQIYSILGGNYSDNSTSAFALFKFTQSLAAAACFFYSSKALLSVQLLILGVLASVGTACFCRVEWASRARARALALDVDDKASPTTHALADNALHYD, from the exons ATGAATCGAAAATTTTTAAACGTTATAATCCTCGGATTTGGATTTATGTTCGTCTTCACTGCTTTTCAAACTATGGGAAATATAGAG AAAACAGTGCTTGACAGTATATCCCACGATGATCCGGAGTTCACGGGCGATGGCTACACGTCACTGGCCATCATTTACGCGACGCTGGCCATCTGCAACTGGATGGCGCCTTCCATCATCACGATCACTGGTCCTAGAGGCGCCATGTTCATTGGAGGACTTACATACTT GTTCTTCATCGTGACTTTCTTGTTCCCTCGCACTTGGTTGCTGTACGTGGCGAGCGTGCTgatcggcgcgggcgcggctGCGATATGGACCGGCCAGGGTAACTACCTGACACTCAACAGCGATGCCGATACCATATCCAGGAACTCTGGAGTTTTTTGGGCTATGTTGCAGTGCAG CATGTTTTTCGGTAATCTGTTCGTGTTCATAAAGTTCCAAGGCAAGACCCAAATTGATGTGGAAACCAGAAATGTGGTGTTCGGCGCTTTGACGGGAGTGTGCGCGGTCGGCTTAGTTTTCCTCATGCTGCTTAGACCTGCTAAGCGTATGCCCAATATTGAAGATGCCAAG GGAGAAATAGTGACACACGACGTTCAGGACAGCCCTCTGGATGCGTTCAAAGGTGCTCTGAGGCTGTTCTGTACCCGGGATATGTTGTTACTGAGCGTCACCTTCATTTATACCG GTGTTGAGCTGTCATTCTTCAGCGGCGTCTACAGTCCTAGTATCGGATTCACTCTGTCTATGGGCGAGAATGCAAAGCAACTGGTGGGCTTGTCAGGCGTCTTCATTGGTATGGGAGAAGTGCTCG GAGGTGCTCTATTCGGTATCCTTGGATCCAAAACGACTCGTTGGGGCCGCGATCCCATCGTCATCATGGGCTATTTCATCCACCTGGGCAGTTTCTTCCTCATCTTCATCAACCTACCCACCGTGGCACCCTTCGGAGACACAAACGAAGTCTCCTACATAACCCCATCACCACAGCTAGCTATGTTCTGCAGTTTTCTGCTCGGCTTCGGCGATGCGTGCTTCAATACTCAAATATACTCGATCCTGGGAGGCAATTACTCGGATAACAGTACCTCGGCGTTCGCTCTCTTTAAGTTTACTCAG TCCCTAGCAGCAGCAGCATGCTTCTTCTACTCATCAAAGGCGCTCCTGTCAGTACAACTGCTGATCCTCGGCGTGCTCGCGTCAGTGGGCACGGCGTGCTTCTGCCGCGTGGAGTGGGCGAGCCGCGCCCGCGCACGCGCACTCGCGCTCGACGTCGACGACAAGGCCTCGCCCACCACGCACGCGCTCGCCGACAACGCGCTACACTACGACTGA